A portion of the Vicinamibacterales bacterium genome contains these proteins:
- a CDS encoding family 16 glycoside hydrolase, which translates to MRIRHVTAAGVGTLMLLAVVSAHQGAQPPAHPPAGQPSARPPAGAQPPAGQPPAGRGAGQGRGEGRGRGGGGGRVPMVPFDNTDGFTQIFDGTTLKGWDGDPTFWKVENNAITGTSTAENPVRENTFIIWRGGEPGDFELKLEYRINASNSGIQFRSTHLPAGTVTGEGARPIEGKWVLKGYQADIDFNNQFTGQIYEERGRQFLAMRGQLATVTPAGVVQALGSLQTGPNDLRGVFNNNNWNQVHLIAKGNLITQIVNGSVTCVLIDDDPKGRAMKGLLGFQIHTGPPMKIEYRNIWLKQQ; encoded by the coding sequence ATGCGCATTCGTCATGTGACCGCAGCCGGTGTCGGCACGCTGATGCTCCTCGCGGTGGTGTCCGCGCACCAGGGTGCGCAGCCTCCCGCCCACCCGCCGGCCGGCCAGCCGTCGGCGCGGCCGCCGGCAGGCGCCCAGCCGCCCGCCGGACAGCCGCCGGCCGGACGCGGCGCCGGGCAAGGGCGTGGCGAAGGGCGCGGCCGCGGCGGCGGCGGCGGCCGCGTGCCGATGGTGCCGTTCGACAACACCGACGGGTTCACGCAGATCTTCGACGGCACCACGTTGAAGGGCTGGGACGGCGACCCCACGTTCTGGAAGGTCGAGAACAACGCCATCACCGGGACCAGCACCGCCGAGAACCCCGTCCGCGAGAACACGTTCATCATCTGGCGCGGCGGCGAACCGGGCGACTTCGAATTGAAGCTCGAGTACCGCATCAACGCGTCGAACAGCGGCATCCAGTTCCGCAGCACGCATCTGCCCGCCGGCACCGTCACCGGCGAAGGGGCCAGACCGATCGAAGGCAAGTGGGTGTTGAAGGGCTACCAGGCGGACATCGACTTCAACAATCAGTTCACCGGGCAGATTTACGAGGAACGGGGACGACAGTTCCTCGCCATGCGCGGCCAGCTCGCCACCGTCACACCGGCCGGCGTCGTCCAGGCGCTCGGCTCGCTGCAGACAGGCCCGAACGATCTGCGCGGGGTCTTCAACAACAACAACTGGAACCAGGTACACCTGATCGCCAAGGGCAACCTGATCACCCAGATCGTCAACGGCAGCGTCACCTGCGTCCTGATCGACGACGATCCGAAGGGGCGGGCGATGAAGGGGCTGCTCGGATTCCAGATCCACACCGGGCCGCCGATGAAGATCGAATACCGCAACATCTGGCTGAAACAGCAGTAG
- a CDS encoding PQQ-binding-like beta-propeller repeat protein: protein MKRLVAGLVLCAGATLCATEFLTEGVDNGRTGWVKDEKIFTLQNVGSTKLLWKLKLDSTPRAMHNLFAPLIAERVQTANGVKEIGVVAGISDDLFGVDVATGQQLWHKKFDGGPDPAPPSNNTLCPAGQTAVPTMAQVSPGKYTVYAVSWDGRLRQVNAADGQDATPPEKFMPGGGKPYALNLYNGAIYTATAQGCGGLTNAFYSFDLATKKASAFIPAGGGLWGRRGASISPEGVAYLGTGDALFDPANRRLGNGIVGVKMDANKQLQLEDYFGAPNANWLFRRDLDVNVTPVAFDYRGRKFLIGTSKECRMWLLDRESLGGEDHRTTLHTTPLLCNDAQAFDGRGVWGSISVWEDRGTLWVIVPFWGPVSKEFKAPIEHARGQGGGVAAYKLEQRAGKWQLTPAWLSRDMDLAEEAVIANGIVFAYAAGEDATQVVPDAAWNEPGGARYGGGLSSGPARRVPNSRKAALYALDGQTGKELWSSGTQIESWNHFSGLTVANGRAYIATWDGVLYAFGVKQ, encoded by the coding sequence ATGAAACGACTAGTAGCCGGACTGGTGCTTTGCGCAGGCGCGACACTGTGCGCGACTGAGTTCCTTACCGAGGGGGTCGACAACGGACGGACCGGCTGGGTGAAGGACGAGAAGATCTTCACCCTGCAGAACGTCGGCAGCACGAAGCTGCTGTGGAAGCTGAAGCTCGACAGCACGCCGCGCGCGATGCACAACCTGTTCGCGCCGCTCATCGCCGAGCGCGTGCAGACGGCGAACGGCGTCAAGGAGATCGGCGTCGTCGCCGGCATCAGCGACGACCTGTTCGGCGTCGACGTCGCCACCGGACAGCAGCTCTGGCACAAGAAGTTCGACGGCGGACCGGATCCGGCGCCGCCGTCCAACAACACGCTCTGCCCCGCCGGGCAGACGGCGGTGCCGACGATGGCGCAGGTCTCGCCGGGCAAGTACACCGTGTACGCGGTGTCGTGGGACGGACGGCTGCGCCAGGTCAACGCCGCGGACGGACAGGACGCCACGCCGCCGGAGAAGTTCATGCCGGGCGGGGGCAAGCCATACGCGCTGAACCTGTACAACGGCGCGATCTACACAGCGACCGCGCAGGGCTGCGGCGGTCTCACCAACGCCTTCTACTCGTTCGACCTCGCCACGAAGAAGGCGAGCGCCTTCATTCCCGCCGGCGGCGGGCTCTGGGGGCGGCGCGGCGCCTCGATCTCGCCCGAAGGCGTGGCGTATCTCGGCACCGGCGACGCGCTGTTCGATCCCGCCAACCGCCGCCTCGGCAACGGCATCGTCGGCGTGAAGATGGACGCCAACAAGCAGCTGCAGCTCGAGGACTATTTCGGCGCGCCCAACGCGAACTGGCTGTTCCGCCGCGACCTCGACGTCAACGTCACCCCGGTCGCCTTCGATTACCGCGGCCGGAAGTTCCTGATCGGCACCAGCAAGGAGTGCCGCATGTGGCTGCTCGATCGCGAGTCGCTCGGCGGCGAGGACCATCGCACCACGCTGCACACCACGCCGCTGCTCTGCAACGACGCGCAGGCATTCGACGGCCGCGGTGTGTGGGGCTCGATCAGCGTCTGGGAGGACCGCGGCACGCTGTGGGTCATCGTGCCGTTCTGGGGGCCGGTGAGCAAGGAGTTCAAGGCGCCGATCGAACACGCGCGCGGACAGGGGGGCGGCGTCGCGGCCTACAAGCTGGAACAGCGCGCGGGCAAGTGGCAGCTCACCCCGGCCTGGCTCTCCCGCGACATGGACCTCGCCGAAGAAGCGGTCATCGCCAACGGCATCGTGTTCGCCTATGCCGCCGGCGAGGACGCGACGCAGGTGGTCCCCGACGCGGCGTGGAACGAGCCCGGAGGCGCGCGGTATGGCGGCGGACTGAGCTCGGGCCCGGCGCGCCGCGTCCCGAACTCCCGCAAGGCCGCGCTCTATGCGCTCGACGGTCAGACCGGCAAGGAGCTGTGGTCGAGCGGCACGCAGATCGAATCCTGGAACCATTTCAGCGGACTCACGGTCGCCAACGGCCGCGCCTACATCGCGACGTGGGACGGCGTGCTGTACGCCTTCGGAGTGAAACAGTAG